Proteins from a single region of Oreochromis niloticus isolate F11D_XX linkage group LG7, O_niloticus_UMD_NMBU, whole genome shotgun sequence:
- the LOC100694806 gene encoding sushi domain-containing protein 2, with protein sequence MMGRFTAVIVALLFSCISSTSGQTCEKNCGKNLDTCSCHTTCTSLANCCPDYKEYCVNISPYSGSVFGGTDFIILDASFETASEIVCRFNDNINTVGYVDDGGTGHCISPLLYETGWIPFEISSDNGTTFTRAGAWLSVHTGKLDSKFKAILDNSTKWQYYGTPNVGGALEMTWNTSLVRAEKVNIELWGYRETGEPYTEYWLGEWQYLYSLAKDHPNNGSFSFLPKPAENGFSSWELGSVRVSSSSHPDGMWNVQAAWTEDHALAWHLEENFRKDSAGWALEKCLAWDKLENQLPNFLSEIIDCPCTLAQARADTGRFHTDYGCDIEKGSVCTYHPGSVHCVRAIQASPKYGAGQQCCYDSTGAQVLTADSIGGSTPDRAHDWGSPPYKKPPRIPGLSHWIYDVLSFYYCCLWSDNCHYYFKHRPSSDCRRYKSPESAVVFGDPHFITFDGTSYSFNGKGEYTLVESLEKKLTIQGRTEPVTETTNATKLSSVAMREASSDIIEVRLVSGNSGLEVLLNQKTLSFTEQTWMDLNGAFLFSPTSTNVTVMFPSGAGVEVRQREGTMTTTVLLPEDFKDATLGLLGNMNGDAKDDLVFSNASIVQNSSNPEELFSFGASWAIANVSALFTYDSEYLLETYYDAPRHDTSFIPVFLVPESPDDPLANQAATICSGEGSQFCRYDILVGRSPGIGNATRISFQSHVSLVEDLKPVLSCGWLSPPDNGKKEGTTYLQGAKVRLSCNEGYNLKGSAERLCQADGQWSGEETRCVASSNTAGIVAGSVIGALTLIVIITVIVLHSRKRKRKDEHSSETESH encoded by the exons ATGATGGGAAGGTTCACAGCTGTAATAGTTGCCCTTCTGTTTTCATGCATCTCCAGCACATCAG GACAAACATGTGAAAAGAACTGTGGGAAAAACTTGGACACCTGTTCATGCCACACTACATGCACGTCTCTCGCGAACTGTTGCCCAGACTATAAAGAGTACTGCGTGAATATATCTCCATATTCTGGGTCTGTTTTCGGTGGCACAGATTTTATTATACTTGATGCAAGTTTCGAAACGGCTTCAGAGATTGTATGCAG GTTCAATGACAACATTAATACGGTGGGATATGTGGATGACGGAGGGACAGGCCATTGTATCTCCCCACTGTTATATGAAACAGGATGGATTCCTTTTGAGATTTCATCAGACAATGGCACTACATTCACTAGAGCTGGAGCTTGGCTTTCAG TTCATACTGGTAAGCTAGATTCTAAGTTCAAGGCAATTCTGGACAACTCAACAAAATGGCAGTACTACGGCACACCTAATGTTGGAGGTGCTCTTGAGATGACGTGGAATACCTCTTTAGTAAGAGCAGAAAAGGTCAATATAGAGCTTTGGGGATACAGGGAGACAG GAGAGCCCTATACAGAGTACTGGCTGGGTGAATGGCAGTATTTATACTCTCTTGCAAAGGATCATCCTAACAATGGCTCCTTCAGCTTTTTGCCCAAACCAGCAGAGAACGGCTTTTCGTCTTGGGAGCTCGGCTCTGTGCGCGTCAGCTCCAGCAGCCATCCTGACGGCATGTG GAATGTCCAGGCAGCGTGGACCGAGGATCACGCTCTGGCGTGGCATCTGGAGGAGAATTTCAGGAAGGACTCAGCAGGCTGGGCCCTGGAGAAATGTCTGGCATGGGACAAGCTGGAAAATCAGCTGCCCAACTTCCTCAGTGAGATCATAGACTGCCCCTGCACGCTGGCTCAAGCGAGAGCAGACACAGGCAGGTTTCAT ACTGACTATGGGTGTGATATAGAGAAAGGGAGTGTGTGCACCTACCATCCTGGGAGTGTTCACTGTGTGAGGGCTATACAAGCCAG TCCCAAGTACGGAGCAGGACAGCAGTGCTGCTACGACAGCACCGGCGCTCAGGTCCTGACAGCAGACTCGATTGGGGGTAGTACTCCAGATCGAGCGCATGACTGGGGTTCACCTCCTTACAAGAAACCTCCTCGAATCCCTGGATTGTCTCACTGGATATACGATGTCCTCAGCTTCTATTACTGCTGCCTCTGGTCTGACAACTGCCATTACTACTTTAAACACCGGCCCTCCAGTGACTGCAGGCGTTACAAGTCCCCCGAGTCAG CTGTGGTCTTTGGAGACCCTCACTTCATAACATTTGATGGCACTAGCTACTCCTTCAATGGCAAAGGGGAATACACTTTGGTGGAATCATTGGAAAAAAAGCTGACAATCCAAGGCAGAACAGAGCCTGTGACGG AAACAACCAACGCCACAAAGCTGTCATCTGTTGCTATGAGAGAAGCGTCCTCTGACATCATCGAGGTACGGCTGGTCAGTGGTAACAGTGGCCTCGAAGTGCTGCTCAACCAGAAAACGCTCTCATTTACTGAGCAGACCTGGATGGACTTGAATG GTGCATTTCTGTTTTCTCCTACGTCTACAAATGTGACTGTGATGTTTCCCTCTGGAGCCGGGGTGGAAGTCCGACAGAGAGAGGGAACCATGACAACCACTGTGCTCCTGCCAGAGGATTTTAAAGACGCCACTCTTGGACTTTTGGGAAACATGAATGGTGATGCCAAAGATGACCTTGTTTTCAGCAATGCGAGTATTGTGCAGAACTCCAGCAATCCAGAGGAGCTGTTCAGCTTCGGGGCCAGCT GGGCAATAGCCAACGTGTCTGCCTTGTTCACCTATGATTCAGAATACTTGTTGGAGACATATTACGATGCCCCCAGACATGACACCAGttttattccagtgtttttggTTCCTGAGAGTCCAGATGATCCACTCGCCAATCAGGCAGCAACGATATGCTCCGGAGAAGGCTCTCAGTTCTGTAG GTATGACATCCTGGTAGGTCGTAGTCCAGGAATCGGAAATGCTACGAGAATCTCTTTCCAGAGTCATGTTTCTCTTGTAGAGGATCTAAAACCag TATTATCCTGTGGGTGGCTTTCACCTCCTGATAATGGGAAAAAGGAGGGAACCACCTACTTACAAGGAGCTAAGGTGCGGCTTTCCTGCAATGAGGGCTACAATCTCAAAGGATCAGCAGAGCGACTATGCCAGGCTGACGGCCAGTGGTCTGGAGAGGAGACACGCTGCGTGGCTTCCA GTAATACCGCAGGGATTGTGGCTGGTTCAGTCATCGGAGCGCTGACGCTAATTGTGATCATAACAGTAATCGTGCTCCACTCCAGAAAACGTAAAAG AAAAGATGAACATTCATCAGAAACGGAGAGTCATTAG